The following proteins are co-located in the Hyalangium minutum genome:
- a CDS encoding radical SAM protein, whose amino-acid sequence MLAARPHIQPRRTPTADSVMVKEIYLSVQGESSHAGLLCSFVRLTGCHLRCTYCDSEFAFRGGTRMKNAEVVEQVKALRAPLVEVTGGEPLLQPGVYPLMEALLAEGLTVLLETSGAIDVRLVPPAVHKIVDMKTPSSGECDRNDFGNFTSMNANDELKFVIGSRADYDWARALITEHRLLDKPFGLLFSTVFGKLHPRELSEWIIEDRLPVRFQLQLHKYVWDPAARGV is encoded by the coding sequence ATGCTTGCCGCGCGTCCTCATATCCAGCCCCGCCGCACACCCACCGCGGACTCCGTGATGGTGAAGGAGATCTACCTCTCCGTGCAGGGCGAGTCTTCCCACGCGGGCCTGCTGTGCTCCTTCGTGCGCCTCACCGGCTGCCACCTGCGCTGCACCTACTGCGACAGCGAGTTCGCCTTCCGGGGCGGCACCCGCATGAAGAACGCCGAGGTGGTGGAGCAGGTGAAGGCCCTGCGCGCCCCGCTGGTGGAGGTGACGGGCGGCGAGCCCCTGCTCCAGCCCGGCGTGTACCCGCTCATGGAGGCCCTGCTCGCCGAGGGCCTCACCGTGCTGCTGGAGACGAGCGGCGCCATCGACGTGCGGCTGGTGCCCCCGGCCGTGCACAAGATCGTCGACATGAAGACGCCCTCCTCGGGCGAGTGCGACCGGAACGACTTCGGCAACTTCACCTCGATGAACGCCAACGACGAGCTGAAGTTCGTCATCGGCAGCCGGGCGGACTACGACTGGGCGCGCGCGCTCATCACCGAGCACCGCCTGCTGGACAAGCCCTTCGGGCTGCTGTTCTCCACCGTGTTCGGCAAGCTGCACCCGCGCGAGCTGTCCGAGTGGATCATCGAGGACCGGCTGCCCGTGCGCTTCCAGCTCCAGCTGCACAAGTACGTGTGGGACCCTGCTGCCCGGGGCGTGTGA
- a CDS encoding sensor histidine kinase, with the protein MKQVPPVEGRGLSREPTGSTPRDTVARQKQRAVVWMAMSNLPFWAVDILASQQARWDTLAIRLLWMLLTLLTFWGLRHIQARYRGTVGWSITGLVLPQVFVAWIIWRLGGSQSPVFAWFCALPLLGMALSMGVLYRSLLSAAASLVTALGVLVLEGRSASLLVLWGLLITASGMVAVQASYFYARMKQARADAEAHRQVAQEALAATQTRAQEVDRLVQVGRLAAGVAHEVNNPLAFIQANLGFLADELPRQQSRPMADWLEVVNETQAGVVRIQQIVQDLTALARGDAEPTPREVGNCQLSTVIEESMRLASVRLKRLEVKVEVPPAMPLVRADARRLGQVLLNLLLNAADALEDTGVKGPRVALRVQPREERVHLVLEDNGPGFPPEHLSRLFTPFFTTKAQGKGTGLGLALSREYVETFGGSLRAENRPEGGARFTVELLLA; encoded by the coding sequence TTGAAACAAGTCCCTCCGGTCGAAGGGCGCGGCCTCTCCCGCGAACCCACCGGCTCCACTCCCCGTGACACCGTGGCGCGGCAGAAGCAGCGGGCGGTGGTGTGGATGGCGATGTCGAACCTGCCCTTCTGGGCGGTGGACATACTCGCGTCGCAGCAGGCGCGGTGGGACACGCTGGCCATCCGGCTCCTCTGGATGCTGCTGACGCTGCTGACGTTCTGGGGGCTGCGGCACATCCAGGCCCGGTACCGGGGCACGGTGGGCTGGTCCATCACCGGGCTGGTGCTGCCGCAGGTGTTCGTGGCGTGGATCATCTGGCGGCTGGGCGGCAGCCAGAGCCCCGTGTTCGCGTGGTTCTGCGCGCTGCCCCTGCTGGGCATGGCCCTGTCAATGGGGGTGCTGTACCGCTCCCTGCTGAGCGCGGCCGCCAGCCTGGTGACGGCGCTCGGGGTGCTGGTGCTGGAGGGCCGCTCCGCCTCCCTCCTCGTGCTGTGGGGGCTGCTCATCACCGCCTCGGGAATGGTGGCGGTTCAGGCCTCGTACTTCTACGCGCGGATGAAGCAGGCCCGCGCGGACGCGGAGGCCCACCGGCAAGTGGCGCAGGAGGCGCTGGCGGCCACGCAGACGCGCGCTCAGGAGGTGGATCGGCTGGTGCAGGTGGGCCGGCTGGCGGCGGGCGTGGCCCACGAGGTGAACAACCCGCTGGCCTTCATCCAGGCCAACCTGGGCTTCCTGGCGGACGAGCTGCCGCGTCAGCAGAGCCGGCCCATGGCGGACTGGCTGGAGGTGGTGAACGAGACGCAGGCGGGCGTGGTGCGCATCCAGCAAATCGTCCAGGACCTGACGGCGCTGGCGCGCGGCGACGCGGAGCCCACGCCGAGGGAGGTGGGCAACTGCCAGCTCTCCACCGTCATTGAGGAGAGCATGCGGCTGGCCTCGGTGCGGCTGAAGCGGCTGGAGGTGAAGGTGGAGGTGCCTCCCGCGATGCCGCTGGTGCGCGCGGATGCGCGGCGGCTGGGCCAGGTGCTGCTCAACCTGCTGCTCAACGCGGCGGACGCGCTGGAGGACACTGGGGTGAAAGGCCCTCGGGTGGCGCTGAGGGTTCAGCCGCGAGAGGAGCGGGTGCACCTGGTCCTCGAGGACAATGGGCCGGGCTTCCCGCCGGAGCACCTGTCGCGGCTCTTCACGCCCTTCTTCACCACCAAGGCACAGGGGAAGGGGACGGGGCTGGGGTTGGCGCTCTCGCGCGAGTACGTGGAGACCTTCGGAGGCTCGCTGCGCGCGGAGAACCGCCCGGAGGGCGGGGCGCGCTTCACGGTCGAGTTGCTGCTGGCGTGA